One Vicugna pacos chromosome 33, VicPac4, whole genome shotgun sequence genomic region harbors:
- the CFAP68 gene encoding cilia- and flagella-associated protein 68 isoform X3 yields the protein MAATHCLYSEFLQRQFLACFLTNPHCGSLINADGHAEVWTDWNDMSKFFQYGWRCTTNEDAYSNRTLMGNWNQERYDLRNIVQPKPLPSQDLSESLTGFQDINLSWIPLRTNAQRSQLTRGAIQNLKSSIALCVCVILINVNFRVQDSKKEYEVSFFQCRL from the exons ATGGCTGCCACCCATTGTCTCTATTCGGAGTTTCTGCAG AGGCAGTTCCTCGCCTGCTTCCTTACAAACCCACACTGTGGCAGCCTCATTAATGCAGATGGCCATGCTGAAGTGTGGACAGATTGGAATGATATGTCCAAGTTTTTCCAGTATGGGTGGAGATGTACCACTAATGAGGATGCCTATTCAAACCGTACCCTGATGGGCAACTGGAACCAGGAAAGATATGATCTGAGGAATATTGTGCAGCCCAAACCCTTGCCTTCCCAG GATTTAAGCGAGAGCCTCACTGGTTTCCAGGACATCAACCTGAGCTGGATCCCCCTCCGTACAAATGCACAGAGAAGTCAACTTACACGAGGAGCTATTCAAAACCTCAAGTCGAGCAtcgctctgtgtgtgtgtgtcatccTCATAAATGTCAATTTCAGGGTCCAGGATTCTAAGAAAGAATACGAAGTTTCATTTTTCCAGTGTAGATTATAG
- the CFAP68 gene encoding cilia- and flagella-associated protein 68 isoform X2, whose protein sequence is MERQSKVFCHSTTKSSYNTSSSVSNNSSSGKRQFLACFLTNPHCGSLINADGHAEVWTDWNDMSKFFQYGWRCTTNEDAYSNRTLMGNWNQERYDLRNIVQPKPLPSQFGHYFETTYDTSYNSQMPLSAHRFKREPHWFPGHQPELDPPPYKCTEKSTYTRSYSKPQVEHRSVCVCHPHKCQFQGPGF, encoded by the exons ATGGAACGACAGAGTAAGGTCTTCTGTCACTCTACTACAAAATCTTCATACAACACAAGCTCCTCAGTTTCAAATAACTCATCTTCAGGAAAG AGGCAGTTCCTCGCCTGCTTCCTTACAAACCCACACTGTGGCAGCCTCATTAATGCAGATGGCCATGCTGAAGTGTGGACAGATTGGAATGATATGTCCAAGTTTTTCCAGTATGGGTGGAGATGTACCACTAATGAGGATGCCTATTCAAACCGTACCCTGATGGGCAACTGGAACCAGGAAAGATATGATCTGAGGAATATTGTGCAGCCCAAACCCTTGCCTTCCCAG tttggacACTACTTTGAAACTACATATGACACAAGCTACAACAGCCAAATGCCACTTTCAGCCCATA GATTTAAGCGAGAGCCTCACTGGTTTCCAGGACATCAACCTGAGCTGGATCCCCCTCCGTACAAATGCACAGAGAAGTCAACTTACACGAGGAGCTATTCAAAACCTCAAGTCGAGCAtcgctctgtgtgtgtgtgtcatccTCATAAATGTCAATTTCAGGGTCCAGGATTCTAA
- the CFAP68 gene encoding cilia- and flagella-associated protein 68 isoform X1 produces the protein MAATHCLYSEFLQRQFLACFLTNPHCGSLINADGHAEVWTDWNDMSKFFQYGWRCTTNEDAYSNRTLMGNWNQERYDLRNIVQPKPLPSQFGHYFETTYDTSYNSQMPLSAHRFKREPHWFPGHQPELDPPPYKCTEKSTYTRSYSKPQVEHRSVCVCHPHKCQFQGPGF, from the exons ATGGCTGCCACCCATTGTCTCTATTCGGAGTTTCTGCAG AGGCAGTTCCTCGCCTGCTTCCTTACAAACCCACACTGTGGCAGCCTCATTAATGCAGATGGCCATGCTGAAGTGTGGACAGATTGGAATGATATGTCCAAGTTTTTCCAGTATGGGTGGAGATGTACCACTAATGAGGATGCCTATTCAAACCGTACCCTGATGGGCAACTGGAACCAGGAAAGATATGATCTGAGGAATATTGTGCAGCCCAAACCCTTGCCTTCCCAG tttggacACTACTTTGAAACTACATATGACACAAGCTACAACAGCCAAATGCCACTTTCAGCCCATA GATTTAAGCGAGAGCCTCACTGGTTTCCAGGACATCAACCTGAGCTGGATCCCCCTCCGTACAAATGCACAGAGAAGTCAACTTACACGAGGAGCTATTCAAAACCTCAAGTCGAGCAtcgctctgtgtgtgtgtgtcatccTCATAAATGTCAATTTCAGGGTCCAGGATTCTAA
- the FDXACB1 gene encoding ferredoxin-fold anticodon-binding domain-containing protein 1 — protein MAPRRLLLVGEGNFSFAAALSETLDPSTRLTATCLQRPADLAGSRLVQENLQRLRERGTEVRFGVDCTQLADAFELHDREFDRIYFNFPHCGRKAGVAKNRELLAKFFQSCADVLAEEGEIHVALCRGQGGTPADKPMREWHNSWQVVAMAALGGFILSDVHPFSCEAVSGYKCTGYRSQDKSFYVDGALNHVFTRSLPFEGLQPRISRIKLGGQWFSFLEPEVLVGKLNRGFLEASSCHPVKTINEKLIGELGKAFPLKRLKCSSPLLLQGGTSVLTSCNYDILSAAFWISLCEDNSNAESLTGGTTQDMEDFLVSFSELSLPKSLTDSREEAHNGISGQAKVCLRPSLLVHVQTVIQAPDFLPGSVHVLSGPVFRKCCISPFTMPAFHETLFILGFNKNLKDGCLRSLLDHLKCILDSLLTQTLLEGSQLSSSVEFVFQPNRKDYVINVKFHSFGPDCVKDLTVGSVTTSATSAIHKDQCFVCVSVNLDLLAMLVWGISDWRMLWTFDTRFLKNFVPGKIEPFKSYSLHPPHYVHDISFWIDEKKRFDEVEFHTVARAVSQDTVISIRFLSRFQHPKTEQVSLCYRLTYQTCDKALTQQQVASMQSQLRKEIQRRLHLTPR, from the exons ATGGCCCCTCGGCGCCTCCTGTTGGTCGGGGAGGGGAACTTCTCCTTCGCCGCCGCTCTGAGCGAGACCCTGGATCCCAGCACCAGGTTAACCGCCACCTGCCTCCAGCGGCCGGCCGACCTTGCCGGGTCTCGGCTAGTCCAGGAGAACCTGCAGCGCCTGCGCGAGCGAG GGACTGAGGTACGTTTTGGTGTGGACTGCACCCAGCTGGCAGATGCTTTTGAACTGCACGACAGAGAATTTGATCgaatttattttaactttccGCACTGTGGACGCAAAGCTGGAGTAGCTAAGAACAGGGAACTGCTTGCCAAGTTTTTCCAGAG CTGTGCAGATGTTCTTGCAGAGGAAGGAGAAATCCACGTGGCACTGTGTAGAGGACAAGGTGGGACTCCTGCTGATAAGCCCATGAGAGAATGGCACAACAGTTGGCAAGTGGTTGCCATGGCAGCTCTGGGGGGATTCATCTTAAGTGATGTGCATCCCTTCAGCTGTGAGGCTGTGTCAGGGTACAAGTGCACTGGATATAG GAGTCAAGATAAGTCCTTTTATGTAGACGGTGCTTTGAACCATGTCTTCACCCGGAGCTTACCCTTTGAAGGTTTGCAACCAAGAATCTCCAGGATCAAACTGGGTGGCCAGTGGTTTTCTTTTCTAGAACCAGAAGTACTTGTAGGAAAACTGAACAG GGGTTTCCTAGAAGCATCTTCATGTCATCCTGTCAAAACCATAAATGAGAAACTCATTGGTGAATTGGGGAAAGCTTTCCCTCTAAAACGGCTCAAGTGTTCCTCCCCTTTGCTGCTACAGGGAGGCACCAGTGTTCTTACTTCCTGCAACTATGACATCCTATCAGCTGCCTTTTGGATTAGTCTCTGTGAAGATAACTCAAATGCTGAGTCCCTGACTGGTGGCACAACACAAGACATGGAGGACTTTCTAGTGTCATTTTCAGAACTTAGCCTTCCCAAGAGCCTTACAGACAGTAGGGAAGAAGCTCACAATGGAATCTCTGGCCAAGCCAAGGTCTGCCTTAGACCTTCTCTTCTAGTTCACGTTCAGACTGTAATCCAAGCACCAGACTTCCTCCCAGGCTCTGTGCACGTCCTTAGTGGACCTGTCTTTCGGAAGTGCTGCATCTCGCCCTTCACAATGCCAGCATTTCATGAGACTTTATTTATCCTTGGGTTTAATAAAAATCTGAAGGATGGCTGTCTTCGGTCACTACTGGACCACTTGAAGTGCATTCTAGATAGCCTTCTGACCCAGACGTTGCTGGAGGGCTCTCAGCTGAGCAGTTCAGTAGAATTCGTCTTTCAACCAAATAGGAAAGATTATGTGATTAATGTGAAGTTTCATAGTTTTGGCCCAGATTGTGTCAAGGATCTGACTGTTGGGTCTGTCACTACATCTGCTACAAGCGCTATACACAAAGAccagtgttttgtgtgtgtgtctgtgaactTGGACCTGTTGGCCATGCTTGTCTGGGGTATCTCTGATTGGAGGATGTTATGGACCTTTGATACCCGTTTCCTGAAGAATTTTGTCCCTGGGAAAATAGAACCCTTTAAAAGCTATTCCCTACATCCTCCACACTATGTACACGATATTAGTTTTTGGATAGATGAAAAGAAAAGATTTGATGAAGTAGAGTTTCACACTGTGGCCCGAGCAGTGTCCCAGGACACTGTCATATCCATACGATTCCTTAGCCGTTTTCAGCATCCAAAGACTGAACAGGTCAGCCTCTGCTATCGATTGACTTACCAGACGTGTGACAAGGCCCTCACCCAGCAGCAGGTAGCCTCAATGCAGTCCCAGCTTAGGAAGGAGATTCAACGACGGCTACATTTGACACCTCGGTAG